CTATAGACCTAATTGGGGAAAAAGACAttgtatttaatttgaaaaataaatgccATATAATAAATATCATGCGTTACTAATAACTTTCTTTGCAGTTATTTGCAAAATCTTGCAACCCACATGTTCGTTTCAATTATTGTATACACTTAAGTATCACAGTTCAAGCCACAATAATAGAAGGTTTGTTTAACTAACCTTTGAATGTTCTCATGGTCTTACCCTACTCAAACCTTTTATCTTAGAATAATGCAATATGCATCAAGAATCAAGCAGCGAAAGAGAGCAAAAAGGCAATagttaaaatcaaataaaataattgatggaGTACCTAATTCTGAAGCAGGGACTCTGATATAAACGTCTTGCCCTGATTTCGAGAAACACCTCATGTCAACTATATTATTAAACCAAAGTAGACAGCCACTCCCTCCATTACGGATATCTAAATTTGCATATGCTGTACAAGAACAGTTTTTAAGACATGACTTCTGACATTCATCAAGGTTCATGGTCTTACTAAACCATGATGAAGACGTGTCTGGCAATTTCATGCGTGCATACTTCAAGAATCCATCTGAATAACTGTTTTTACAGTCTGATTTATTCCCTGGAACACAACCGCTTTGAAAAATTGGCATATTCCACTGATCTGGTGACTTGGGAACGTAACCTCTCAGGCATTCACAAGTTGCACGGCTACCATCATAATTGCATATAGAATTTTCTCCACAAAAGCCATAATTTTCGCATTGATCTCTCTCCTCAACTGTGAGGACTTGCCTCGTGTTTGTTTGAGTTCTCCAATACATTCTCTGTGACCTGCCTGAAGGAGAAAGTTTAAATAAGCTGAAGTCCAAACTATCAAGAAGGTTGTACTCATAATACACCTCTTTTTCATTCAATACAAATTTTTGTGAACAGTAAGGAATTTCAACCGGATATCCAACCAAAGACAGACCATTCCATGGCCCCACTCTGACCTTTATCTCAGATCCCTTGAACACAATTACTTGTGGATATCCTCGAAGATCCATTTTTGCAACATATTCTCCCTCTGCAGGATCGTCAACACTTTTCCAAGATGATAGAGATCTTTCTAGACCAATCTGAAAGTTCCACCCAAACTTGATTCCTGGCGTATGTGTATCACCCGGATAATCAAAACTCTGCCACAATATGGCATCCTTGCCAGGTTGCTGTCCATTTTTCGCCACAAAATTTCCTGAATCCAATGGATGAGCAATTGGGTTATTCCCGGCTTTGCTTGATATGTTGGATGACCAAATGGTGCTGTTTTTGTGATTCAGAATGACAAGAATCCCCTTTTCGTCGAGTTTCAGAACTCCCGAGTTTTTCTCAAGTGGTGCATTTCGGTTAGCCACCCACACCACTGTTAAAGGGTTAACATTTTTGAACCATATACCCAAGTATCGCCTTGTTGATTTTCCTGGGCTAAAGAAACCCACTTCAATAATTCCACCCGCTGAAACCAAAGTCTCATTCTCACCATCTCGGATGGATTGATTCACTGCTAAACTGTGTAGTGAAGTGCAAGTTCCTGAGAAGTAGGAAAATAAGAAGAAccaaataaataacattatgGTGCTATGAGACAATATGTGGTTGAAGAAATAAAGTTTACTATATTAAGAAGATGGCATTCTTGATTACGCAGATGCAGAGGGATAAccatatattaaaataagaaaaaaaatcaaatgaacaGTTATGGAGTCGGGCagtctttgttgaactgtgatTAGTCTCAAAATTGACTTTGTTAGAGAAGACTATTGTAAGACTATTGATGGTAGCTAGGAACCCAAATTCGCATGCCCCCTTTATTTTATGGATTTGGATTCGTTGGGTTTGTGGACCTCATTTTTCTACAAGATTATTCTAATGGTTCTGACTTTTCAcctattttaaaagatatgttgtaattaaattaatagttcagtttttatttttttatactttaaaaccataaaaaataatattcaacaTGTAAATTAATGGATTCAGAGTTAATTCAGTTTAACCTGTGATCAAGAGAGAGAATTTTAATGTCTATAATGGTTCTATCTGAATTAATAGTTGTGGAATCAAGGTTAGATAAACTTTGTTTGATGATTTTAACGTGTTAGCTTCTATTGAATAAATACATTTCTTTAATGCAGAAGGTGTTAGTTTAGTTAATCAACCCCCAACAATTTCATTATTGTGCCTAACCCTTTTTTTCCCACCAAGTGTGTGTTGAAATTTTACTATGTTTTCGCTCATTTAACTTGTTAGTTTTACTTTGAATTGAATCTTACATTCTGTTATTACAACCCTTGaatcattttatcatttgtCCAAGTGTGAAACGTGCGTAGTAAACCTAATAGTAGGCATGTTTTTGTGGAGATGATCTCATACTTATtgaaaaattacacaatttgGTGTGCTTGCAAAATATGTAACAATTAGCCATCCGTCTTCTTAATGGATTCCATCTTCACTCTCGTTCaactttaaaaatgaaaattgccaAAGTGACAAGGAGAGGATAGATGGAATGACAGCTTTTAAACAGTAGACTTCaccacactactacaaaagagACTTTTAAGAACAATTGTATAGACGTTGTAGAAAGTCATGACTTTTTAGAATGATTCATATTACAACTGTTCTAAAAAGTGAGGTCACTTCTTAGAATGGTTATTCGCCAAAATTGAtctaaaatgtttaattttttttatgcaataggttttatttatttttctccctataaacaaacatcaaagccaCATAAAAGACAACAATACCAAGCAGATTCACAATAACTTAATACGTTTcctagaaatataaaaaaccaATGTACTACATATATACTAATTGTAAGAAAATTCTACTCAAACATTTTAAACAAGTTTTACTACTCATTGAACCTTAATATATACACAACACAACTAGATTTATCtcaacataaaaacataagtaATCATTGGGTTCTAAACAAACACCATAAACAAATAGGTTTACACATTGGCAActtcatgaaaaaaatttgCCCAATGTTGTTGAATGTTATTAATATTCTCCTTAGGCATTGGACTCGGATTATTGAAGAGCTAcaatttcaaataaaacatatgaaaaatattaggtcaagaacaaacaaaaaaacaaataattcaaTGATATTTTTGGTGACAATCTTAAGCATATGGTGCATGATTCTATATCCACAGTCAACCTCTAGGTTAAGATTCAAACTACAAATGAAcattaaatttgaatataataagTAACGattgaagtttttaatttttaattgataattgattttaaaactaCTTACATGGGATAAAATCCATGTAGGCTTCTTTCTACTAGTCGACTACACACCCACCAACCTGTGATATCCATCCATAGCactaacataaataaataatcatgtgGATTTCATTATAGGATTTAAAGTTATATATACATGAAAATGCAAatgttttagaaataaaaacttaCGATTCAATTATGGGTCTCATTTCTTGATTGATTTGCTTCTTGTATAATGAACCCAATAACACCACAACATTTTTGTTAGGACACAATATCAACAATTGCTTGTGGCTCCTGCATTGTAGAACAACTATAAATAAATCCGAACTAGAATTGTAAATAATACACATAATTTGAAATAACTTGTGAACTAGTACTTACGAATAGATGTATGGTGCTAAGTAACATTGCTTTTCGTCGAGATGTAACCTATTTTGCAAATATATCAGAATATCCATTATCTTATTCCCAACATGTTGAATGGATTGTGGGTCCATGAATCCATAAATATGTGCATTCTTCATATTAGTACATAAGCGATGTAGTTACCAATAAATTGTAATGAAATGTTACTTATAATAAATTGATAcatatttaattagttaagaGATTTACAAATTAAATGTGTACTTACATCAGCCATAATTGTACAATTGTGATGTTAAGCATGTCTATACCCATATATACTTCCAAAAGATCCCTCCACTCAATATATAATGGCATGCCAGAGGAGTGGCCTTGTACATTAGGATCCCGTTGTATTTgtataaatttcttaatttcgCTTGCTACCATGAATAAACGTTCAAGTGGATCAACTCGAGGTTTTGGGTTTAAATTTGACTTTGGGTATGGATAATGCTCTTATAGTGTGAATTGCTAGCAGAGTTGAAGAAAGCTTCCACCTTGGAACCAAAGTTCCctcctttcttccttttcttcatcTCAAACCAAGTTCCTTGGGTTGATAGGTAAGGAAAGCTTTACGCTTTTTATATGCTTAGGTTTCCTTAGATTTGTTTCAATGTTGATAGAGAATGAATCATGTTGTTCAAAATGGAAGTTTTAGCATTTgaggttttcaattttgaagttTGGATTGTTGATTATTTGATGAGTATTGATGAAAAGTTCCTATCTGTGAATAGTTTTTGTGTTGTTTATGTATTTGAATTGATAGACAAGAGTTGGAGTTTGTTTTGGGATGATTTGGAACGCAAGAGAGACAATTTAATAGAATTTTGAAATTCTGTAGAATTCGCATTGACTGACCAATTTTGTGTCCACTGCTCAGCTTTGCGTCCAGTGACTAGTTTTGAGTCCAGCGACAAGTTTCGTGTCCATTGACCAGTTTCGTGTCCATTGACCATTTTGAGTATAGTGACCAGTTTCATATTCAATGACCAGTTTTGAATCTAGTGACCAATTTTGATGTGGATGCGATTAATGTTTGTTTTCCTTGcataaagtaattattttgagaTCTTAACAAGTTTATGATGATATGAGAAGCGGTTGAGATGATGTTTTATTATTGGAGTTGACTTTATGCTGCGATCATGACATTCACATTCATATGAGTTTCCAGATAGTTTATAAGAATTCAAGGTGTTGAAATGTCTTCCTATTCTTATTGAACTATATGTTAATGATGAATCTATGATATTATAACCACTTATGGTGTTCAGATTGGTGAACGCTTTTGTGATAATGTATGATATTGTTGAGGGTGCCGAGAAGGCCCTTAACCTAGTGCTGGAGGTTGTCGTGGTGGCTAATGCCAAATGGGCCTATAGAATGAATAGGTGGACGAATCCATGGATAGATTAAGGTCATAGTATGAACCACACTCATCCATTTTTTATAATACCACATTTTCTCTATAGGGTTAATTCGAGTCTCCCCGAATGGTCAGATCATAGAGTGTGACTATTTTTAATGATGTAGTTGGGTTAATCGCTAAAAAAAGTTGAAATCTTTTGGGAGTAAAGATTCGACATGGCATAACATGATAGTTAGACAAGTGCATTGATATTTGTGGTTGATTTGACCGTGGACTATGATTCAATTAAAATCATTGTGCTGAGTTCTTTTACTTTGAGAGATGTGTCTTTAATTAATAGGTTTCTCTATGATTACTTACCTGTTAGTGTTTGTCTACAAATTATTTTGCATATGATAGTTTCTAACAATTAAAACCTTTTAGAAAAGTGGATAACACATATAAATgttgatcaaaataaaacataatcataataaaatagaaGGATAATGCATGATTATGAATAATGTATTAGAGAAAACAATATAAGagcatatatatatgtgtgtgtgtgtgtgtgtgtgtgtgtgtgtgaaggtTTGTAAAACTTCCCCTGAGTTCAACAACCTTTATGCATGTCCAAAGCAAATATTATATGTATagtaacagaaattaaaataatacattgTGTAACACCAAAAACCACCCACGTATTATTAAGAGTGTTTTTGTTACATCAAAATTCTTtccttctcccccttttttcatCAACAAAAGAAAGTAAGGGTtcaatgaaagaaatgatgatTTGGCCATCATTGTCACTCTTGATTGGACAGTGGAGGTGGCTGAATTGatggtgttggtgttggtgtAACTTCAGCAGGAGCAACAATAAGAGGTATAGCATTTGGATTAGGTTGCTGATAGATGACTAGTGGTGATTGGACGACAACACCCAACATATTCTACCGAGTCTATTGTAGATTTTGCAGCAACATCTAAGATAGATTGTTGAATTGAGTAGCAATAGAAAATTGGATGGACTGCTTATATTGCTCACTCTCCTACCTTTGTTGTTCAGTGTAGGCTTGCAATTCAAATCTAGCCTCTACTTTCTACTTTTTTAAAGCTTCATTCACCAGTGTTTGAGTCTCCTCCTTTTGCTTAACCAAAGTCATATCAAGTAGAGCTTGGACATTATCAATAGTCAAGGAGCTTGGGGAAGCAAAACTGATTGGTTGTGGGGCAACATTATAATTACTTAAGAAGACTACAATAACACCATacacttcttttataaataGAAGTGGCTTCATTTGAGGTTTCAGTCTACTTGGATGCAAGCTCAGATGGACCAGTTGGAATAACCTCATCATCCTTGGCAACATTGGACACTGTTGGGGACACTTTAGGTATCTCTTCTTGCACAACGCCAGAGATAATGAGATCATTGAGAACCTCATTTATTTTGACAGTGGTGTGCACTACTTGTTGCTCTAACCTTGCTTGTTGTGTTGCTCAGAACTTAGCAGCTTCATCTGCAACCTTGGTAGCTTCAATCTCAACAGCATGGGCTTTATCGTATCCTTCTGTAGCAAGCTTTTACACTTCATGtaattgatgtgtgtgttgggaaataaatttaattgaattgttaGAAGCCCtatccaattaaatttatttcccaacacacacatcaaatattcacttagtgcatgtgaaattacaaaactacccttaatacaaaaactagtctaggtgccctaaaatacaagggctgaaaaatcctatatttctagggtaccgtacctacattatggagccctaaatacaaggaccaaatataataacatcctagtctaatatgtacaaagataattggacccaaccttggtccgtgggctcagaaatctaccctgaggttcatgagaatcctagggccttcttcagcagctcttgCCCAATCCTCTtcgagcctcttgctcatggctctagtgactggtcccttcctagggaggattgcattgTATTAGGGGGAGGTGagaatttgcttactacaccccattgccacatcatatagtcacactttgtgcatgtccttcatgctttacatgcctcatgacacctaagcatacttagtggagaatcttggaattgtcttggattagtgggctgaaccataacgaaagtggtgtctcctctctctgttccttctccattccgctatcattcatcttccaagaagcaaaggaatccattgatgaagaagatcctaggcctacaagttccaatggagcttacatcaatatCACTAATGACTAATCAAGGACCAATAAGGCCTAAATGTAGCACTTATGATTGTCAAGGCCCATTAAGAACAAAGTATATCACTAATGATTAACCAATGCCCATTAAGGCCAAAGTATATCACTAATGACTAATCAAGGACCAATAAGGTCGAAATGTAGCACTTATGATTGTCAAGGCCCAATAAGAATCCAATCTAGCACTTATGATTGATCAAGGCTCATTAAGGCCTAAGTATAACACTTATGAAGGACCAAGGCTCAATAACAAGATTTCTtcattaaattgtatttttgttgtattttccACCCTGAATATATGcaacgaaaacacaattttattgtattttttttagagttaaGACCGCGGGGAAACttagcattttttatttatttaaaaggacGAAGtgaggtttttttttaagtctATAATCTATGACTAGAAGCTTGGCTATCTTGGTAATATATTAACCATCTAGAttgtgttaaaattattttataattattataatggaTTATCAgaacaacaccaaaaaaaatatttaatttatcaatgttaacttaaaatttagtaattatatatgcaaaacccattcctttttattttgaattttgtcttgcataaaGTGATTTGACATTTTCTCATGGATATGATATTTAGTTGAGAGAACAAAATCTAATGCTTATAAATTCCATTAGTAGACAATTCACCTATCTTGTTACTGCAATtccataattttgtttttccatTAAGTATTTTGTGAACTTGGAATTTTAATTGAGCTAATACCTATTTGAGGAATACTTGGTCTTCATGATAACTTATCTATTGAATTCATCATGCTCTTGCATACTACTATGTAGTATGTATGGTACCCCTTTTGTACACTATGGCTTTTAATATAATCATTTATAGGTAAACACGGCAACAGAGGTCATATATGACCTCGTGGACCTGActgttaatttaatatttggaGCAGTAATAGATTCATCACTCAGTGGTCAAGTAATTTAAGCTTTTTAAATCTATAGCTAGGTATGCCTTAGAAAGCTAGATCTTTATAATGGCACACTAAAATGAATTATATGTTACTATCTTATTCAATATTAAGAGTAAATTGTTACTATCTTATTCAATATTCAACTTggataattagtttatttaacaTATACTCTTAATATGACTTATATAGTGACTAggttgcaattttcatttttaaaatgaaaatattaataacatataaaaataacaagTGCTTGGTGGACCAATACTGTTTAAGAAACATTAGTTACTTGCCTTGCCTAAGTAATTGTcctattttaagttttagttaaaaaaatctagtttttacttattttgttgtgcgatatatatataagttgaaAACGAGTAATATTTATATCTTATAGTTTGATAACtatcatttaaatttgtttctagATTAATATTATGAGATTGTAAGTAATGTGATAttgtaatgaaaataatattttaaaatattttaatttaaaattaatatattttttataaattgattctAGTTGgtttattataaaacaaaatttttttatacaaaaaaaaacatcgatTGGTTTAAAATCGATGTAGAAAGTTTTCTTATAACATCGGTTCTGACTAAAACCGATGTCGTAAAAACattcaacatcaattttgggcaaaaccgatgttgtatatgcactttctacatcagtttgccctaaaaccgatgttataaaggtattttttacatcggttctaaaaagaaccgatgtagaaaacgtTTCACAATACACAATTCAACATCATTTTTTGTGGAACCGATGCTGTTATGCaccttacaacatcggttttgatcaaaaccgatgttatttttgtagtttttgttttttttatattgcttACTATATATACATCGGTTTTCGTGATAACGAATGTCGTGTAgtgtatgttaacatcagttttcaaaaaaccgatgttaacgttgatAAAATTAACGTCGGTGGTTTGAACATCAGTTAAAAACCAATATCGAAAGCCGaaaacaaccgatgttaaaagtctattttctagtagtgagaaTTGATGTCACTACTTTCATTTCgcgtacttggagaccaatgcgaaatgctgtcaaaattttgtcaaatttaagtGAAGAGACGTAACCTTGACATAATaatcaagtataaaaaaatatcttcctcacaccttttatgaaaaaattaagatCTTCATCCATATGGGATAACCTTGTGAGTATGACAGAAAAGGaaacatggatc
Above is a window of Glycine soja cultivar W05 chromosome 12, ASM419377v2, whole genome shotgun sequence DNA encoding:
- the LOC114379988 gene encoding G-type lectin S-receptor-like serine/threonine-protein kinase At4g27290 isoform X3, coding for MLFIWFFLFSYFSGTCTSLHSLAVNQSIRDGENETLVSAGGIIEVGFFSPGKSTRRYLGIWFKNVNPLTVVWVANRNAPLEKNSGVLKLDEKGILVILNHKNSTIWSSNISSKAGNNPIAHPLDSGNFVAKNGQQPGKDAILWQSFDYPGDTHTPGIKFGWNFQIGLERSLSSWKSVDDPAEGEYVAKMDLRGYPQVIVFKGSEIKVRVGPWNGLSLVGYPVEIPYCSQKFVLNEKEVYYEYNLLDSLDFSLFKLSPSGRSQRMYWRTQTNTRQVLTVEERDQCENYGFCGENSICNYDGSRATCECLRGYVPKSPDQWNMPIFQSGCVPGNKSDCKNSYSDGFLKYARMKLPDTSSSWFSKTMNLDECQKSCLKNCSCTAYANLDIRNGGSGCLLWFNNIVDMRCFSKSGQDVYIRVPASELDHGGPGNIKKKILGIAVGVTIFGLIITCVCILISKIPIARRLYRHFRQFQWRQEYLILRKEDMDLSTFELSTIAEATNNFSSRNKLGEGGFGPVYKGTLIDGQDVAIKRHSQMSDQGLGEFKNEVVLIAKLQHRNLVKLLGCCVQGGEKLLIYEYMSNKSLDYFIFDEARSKLLAWNQRFHIIGGIARGLLYLHQDSRLRIIHRDLKTSNILLDADMNPKISDFGLAQSFGCDQIQAKTRKVVGT
- the LOC114379988 gene encoding G-type lectin S-receptor-like serine/threonine-protein kinase At4g27290 isoform X1 — translated: MLFIWFFLFSYFSGTCTSLHSLAVNQSIRDGENETLVSAGGIIEVGFFSPGKSTRRYLGIWFKNVNPLTVVWVANRNAPLEKNSGVLKLDEKGILVILNHKNSTIWSSNISSKAGNNPIAHPLDSGNFVAKNGQQPGKDAILWQSFDYPGDTHTPGIKFGWNFQIGLERSLSSWKSVDDPAEGEYVAKMDLRGYPQVIVFKGSEIKVRVGPWNGLSLVGYPVEIPYCSQKFVLNEKEVYYEYNLLDSLDFSLFKLSPSGRSQRMYWRTQTNTRQVLTVEERDQCENYGFCGENSICNYDGSRATCECLRGYVPKSPDQWNMPIFQSGCVPGNKSDCKNSYSDGFLKYARMKLPDTSSSWFSKTMNLDECQKSCLKNCSCTAYANLDIRNGGSGCLLWFNNIVDMRCFSKSGQDVYIRVPASELDHGGPGNIKKKILGIAVGVTIFGLIITCVCILISKIPIARRLYRHFRQFQWRQEYLILRKEDMDLSTFELSTIAEATNNFSSRNKLGEGGFGPVYKGTLIDGQDVAIKRHSQMSDQGLGEFKNEVVLIAKLQHRNLVKLLGCCVQGGEKLLIYEYMSNKSLDYFIFDEARSKLLAWNQRFHIIGGIARGLLYLHQDSRLRIIHRDLKTSNILLDADMNPKISDFGLAQSFGCDQIQAKTRKVVGTCGYMPPEYAVHGHYSVKSDVFGFGVIVLEIVSGSKNRGFSDPKHSLNLLGHAWRLWTEDRPLELIDINLHERCIPFEVLRCIHVGLLCVQQKPGDRPDMSSVIPMLNGEKLLPQPKAPGFYTGKCTPESVSSSKTCKFLSQNEISQTIFEAR
- the LOC114379988 gene encoding G-type lectin S-receptor-like serine/threonine-protein kinase At4g27290 isoform X2, with the translated sequence MLFIWFFLFSYFSGTCTSLHSLAVNQSIRDGENETLVSAGGIIEVGFFSPGKSTRRYLGIWFKNVNPLTVVWVANRNAPLEKNSGVLKLDEKGILVILNHKNSTIWSSNISSKAGNNPIAHPLDSGNFVAKNGQQPGKDAILWQSFDYPGDTHTPGIKFGWNFQIGLERSLSSWKSVDDPAEGEYVAKMDLRGYPQVIVFKGSEIKVRVGPWNGLSLVGYPVEIPYCSQKFVLNEKEVYYEYNLLDSLDFSLFKLSPSGRSQRMYWRTQTNTRQVLTVEERDQCENYGFCGENSICNYDGSRATCECLRGYVPKSPDQWNMPIFQSGCVPGNKSDCKNSYSDGFLKYARMKLPDTSSSWFSKTMNLDECQKSCLKNCSCTAYANLDIRNGGSGCLLWFNNIVDMRCFSKSGQDVYIRVPASELDHGGPGNIKKKILGIAVGVTIFGLIITCVCILISKIPTRRLYRHFRQFQWRQEYLILRKEDMDLSTFELSTIAEATNNFSSRNKLGEGGFGPVYKGTLIDGQDVAIKRHSQMSDQGLGEFKNEVVLIAKLQHRNLVKLLGCCVQGGEKLLIYEYMSNKSLDYFIFDEARSKLLAWNQRFHIIGGIARGLLYLHQDSRLRIIHRDLKTSNILLDADMNPKISDFGLAQSFGCDQIQAKTRKVVGTCGYMPPEYAVHGHYSVKSDVFGFGVIVLEIVSGSKNRGFSDPKHSLNLLGHAWRLWTEDRPLELIDINLHERCIPFEVLRCIHVGLLCVQQKPGDRPDMSSVIPMLNGEKLLPQPKAPGFYTGKCTPESVSSSKTCKFLSQNEISQTIFEAR